The DNA region ATAATACTCAAAAACTACTGTGTTTCGCCAACACCTCCGATCTCATTACTTTGACTGGACTCATCGCTCTTGGAAGGGAGGACTCATTATCCAAGAGGTTCACATATTTTTTACCACCCTGCACTGTGAATATGTATGTTCACGGTCTgtccaataaaaacataacTGTTTGAGGATATTTAGTTTAAGAAGAAGTGTTTGTCTAATGTTGTGACTTAGATGAATATCGGATCACattttgtgaccaaaatgtGTAAATCTGGGTAATTTCAAAGGGTTCCCATACTTTATCATCCAactgtatgtatatttgtttattaacagtattatgtattttcatattataatatgtacaatatataattgtacagtattttatatattgcatTATATACAGGGTATGGATAGGTATATATTAGAGTATTTTGTAGTAGGTTTAGTATGACATATTACTGATTCTGAAAGGAGTCAGGAATCCAACATTATTATGAAAGATTCTTATAATTTATGGGTTTATAATGAGCCAGTTAATAGTCATCTGATCCAGAATGTAATCCACAGAACTGCACTGCACCATACTTTGAGTGGTTTCTATTTTTTAAAGAGCAATTTaaggcaacaaaaacagctctcCGAATGATGCATTGCAGTCCTATACCAACACAATCTTCCACATAGGTAGATTACTATATACTAGTAATAACCGTGTCCTTTAAAACGAAGATTAATTACGTGATATTTTTGTAttggatgtacagtacatcGATTGTGCAGATGTGCCTCCTTTTTTGGTTCGTATAGTTCATGTTGCAATAGTGCATAGTGGCTGCCGAAGTGGTGATAAAACGTGACAACAATTTAATGCGCGTTGTATAATAGTTCCCTACCTATGACAGAGCTTTTCATATGTGTGCACATGCATGATCATAACGGCCACCTGCTTTTTAGGAGGGCTGGGGTGGTGTGCGGGTCAAagatgtgctggagcctgaaGGCAGGTGCCGCCGTGTGCTGAGGCTGAATGTGCTCAGCCGGCTCAGCAGGCTCTCCGTGTGCCATGAGGAGACCAACGTGACAGGCGGCACGCACGCACCGACTCatgacaacacaaacacactcgtCCACGCACGCCTGCACGTGACTGCACGGGAGGTGTGAGCGCTTCCATTTTGATCGTGATCCGATGATGGTGCGTTTAAGGGAAGAGGAGGAATTGGGAGGTTAACGACCTGTCAGTTTCGACTAAACATTCGTTATTTAGAAAATCgataaatattttgtgttttcctGTCAAGTGACAAAGTGTTTGTATGTGGCTGCCGTGTCCAAATCCGTCACAAAATGTGGACCACGCACGGGTGCGCCGCCCGCCCGCACGTTTTGGTCGTCGTGATTGTCCCTGCCTTGTTTCGCTCCACTTCAGCATGGTGATACACGGGATCGGCTTCGCCCCGCCCACTCTTGACGTCATGCGCCTGGCGCCCACTTAGGCGCCTTCACCGTGGCGAGCGGGCGGGGCTTGTGCCGAGAAGACAACGCCGCTTGACACGTGAGCCTCATGTGACGGAGCTGGGTCAGGCTGAGCGGACAAGGGGATCGAGTTTATTTCTCGCGTGGATCCCTCGGCCGCAACTCGCTTCTGCTGCCCAGACGGCGTGGATGACCCCCAAGACACATCGCGACGCTTGGGCGGGGGGCGAAATTGTCACCTTTGAATGTTTGACTTGACGGGATTTTTTTAGGGGCAACTTGCTGcgtaacttttttatttttaaaatttcaaatcgGTTGCACATTTTGTACACGctttattgccccccccccaccgccccccccccccccccgaaaaaaaaagcGTCAAGAAAATGGAGCGAATCCCCAGCGCACAACGTCCTCCTCTGTCCAAGACTGATCTAGCAGATATGCACGGGTAAGTACAACGTGTTTAACTGCCATGCAACCTGAAGTACAtgtctataaatatatattcgTTTGTTTCTGCAGCATGGATTTCCCTATGTATGCGTATAAACCCAGGCGAGGGAtgaagagaggagaggagagcaaggtaagttttatttgattttaatttttgtttttctttttttaatagtacACAAATAAGTACGTAGCGTTACTTTGAAGGGCGTGGGAGAAACGGGCCTGGCAGCCGTCGTGTACTGTAGTGCAATAAAGGCTTGACTTAATACTTGCTATGACATAACTGCCCGTAAACCTTCAGAGAGGAGGAACAAGCCGCTgacttttgtgactttttctccTCCCAGGAGACCTACAAGCTGCCCCACAGACTCATCGAGAAAAAGAGACGTGATCGGATAAACGAGTGCATTGCTCAGTTGAAAGATTTGTTGCCGGAGCACCTAAAACTTACggtaagttttcttttttttttgttgtttttttttttttctacttttttttctccttataATCTTTAATGGGATTCATTCTGTTAACGCGCCATCTCGTGGGCCGGCATCGCCATTACATTGGCTGAACAGCGTGTGTCTGCATTCATTATGCGCACCAAAGAATGGTCCTTCTATTTTAACTCCCAAATGATTTCATGTGGATCAGCGTCACCTCTCCGCCAGACGGTGGGGGCGTGTCATCTAATATGAAACATGTTTGCAAGAATGTGCTGACAATAGTGGCGTGTCGTGGTGTTTGCTGCAGACTTTGGGCCATTTGGAGAAGGCTGTGGTTTTGGAGCTCACACTCAAGCATGTGAAGACGCTCAGCACTCTcatggagcagcagcagcagaaaatCCTTGCCCTGCAGAGTGGCATGCATATTGGTAAGTAAGCTGCATTTGAATTCATGTTAACTAACCAGTAAATGTGCGGAAATGTTTGGTAATATTTGCATtcatgtgtaaaaatgtgaaacttttttttttttttccttttcctaaAAATCATCAAAAGTCACATGTCGCCCTTTATTGGGAACCATATTGGTTACTTACGGGTTCTCCCAACCAATCAAGGAAGAAAGGTAATTGGAAAAATATACAGCACTCAAATAGATTGGttttatattttccaaatgcactattgctgctgctactactactactactactaataaaaataacttcaagTAGTTGCtaaaagtgggggggggggggggggggaggggaagcTTCTCATGTACTTCAATATTTTTTCTGGCATTAAACTTGAGCATTTCCAAGTATTTTAATGGTGCCCTTTAGAGGCTTAAACCTATCTTTGGACCCTGCAGTCCACCAGAATTGTACTGCAAAAACACTGTTTAAAACATTATGGCAATGTTTGTTAAACACCTTAGGGCAGTGGTTCTCTAACTTTTTACTGCGGTACTacctaaaaaatgaaaaaaacacttAGCTCTTGCAGTACCACTATAATGAGCAACATTAAAATcgtagcatagtaggcctacGTTTTCAACCAATTCAAGGCTTCATtcctaaaaattatatttaatattattgcagGCCACTGCTACAtaatgcagtttgaacattaacactgtgcttaaatataggaacattttaaaaaacaaaacaaaaaacaaacagctcctaaatgtattgaacttgaaagttaaatacTACTGCACTTGGGcagtgttattgttattatttttttcgcgTACCACAAGAGGCTGccagtgtaccactagtggtgctcgtaccacactttgaggatCACTGCCTTAGGGCATTAGGCAGCAACCTTATCTACATATCACAGGATGCGCACACCATTAGCAACTCACTACAGCAGAACAGCGCATacctttaaaatatatacaaaacatCTAAATGTGTGGCTCTGAAGAGCCTATGCTGGAGAAATGCTGCTACCCGGGAGCCTCTGAATACTGAACTTAAATATTGGAAAATCAAATCTTTAAACCATTGTAACGTTattgaattcagtgattctttcgcgtacCACTAGAGAGAACGGACATGCCATTAGTGATATACGTACCATACTTCACTCACTGGTCTAACTGAATGTCCATTTGGAGACTGTATAACAAACATGGCTTCTCGCTGTGTTTATAGAGCAACCTATTGTCAACCAAGAGAAGTCCGAGGAGATGTTCCGATCTGGTTTCCACATGTGCGCCAAAGAGATTCTTCAGTATCTGGCCAGTCGTGAGAGCGACGGTGACTTTGCGCCATCCCACGTCATCAACCACCTTCACAAGTTGGCCGCTGACGTGCTCCAAAGTCCAAAGCGACCCCTCTCTCCCATTAGCCCCCCTCCCGAGGAAATCCCCGCATATAGCCAGCACCAAACCCACAAGGAGACAACCACCAGCTTACCCCCTAAACCCAGCGAGGGCTACGGGAGGGTGCCGGTAATCCAGCGGGCGCACGCTTCGCCTAGTGGCGAGCAGAGCGGCAGTGACACTGATACAGATAGCGGCTACGGAGGAGAGCTGGAGAAAATCGAGTGCGGTGGCCCGCAGACGCATCCCGACTACTACAGCCAGGAGGGCAAGCTGATGAAGCGGAGCACGGCGGAGAGGCAGAGCTCCCACATCAAGCAGGAGGACGACGAGCCGAGGCACAAACGGGCCCGAGCCGAGTCGTCGGAGGACGAGATGCTCTCGGGTGGAGAATCCTCAGCCTCGTCCTCTTCCAGTGGTTACGGTAGCTACATGAGCGTCTCCCCCAACCATCCGCCTCCACCCCCGCACCCCCTCTGCATGCCCTTCTACCTCATCCCCCCCTCTGCCGCCACCTACCTGCCTATGCTGGAGAAATGCTGGTACCCGGGTGCCATTCCCATGCTGTACCCCGGCATGGGCGGCTCCGCCACCGCCATGCCCAGCGAGAGACCACCACAGATGGTAATGTCTCCCAGGGGAGGCTCACCAGCTCCAGCCATATCTCAGACGCCCATGGACTCCCCGGCTCTCCTACAGGCACTAAAGCAGGTACCCCCCCTCAACCTGGAAACCAAAGACTAAGAGAACATGGTCACTGAGTTGACTCATTAGGAAGGAGAACATGATTGAGCCGTCCTGTAGTCCAGCAAGTCATTTCTCTACTTTGCTTCTCATCCTGGAATTCATGTGGCAAACAAGAAGACGAGAGACTGGTGGAGAAATGGTCGTATCCATCCACGTGTGGATGACGAAAATGGTTGAATGTTAAGTGCAAATGGGCCTGCCcttctcgcacacacacacacacacacacacacacacacacacacacacacacacttggttGAATGTAAAGAAAGACATGTTTCAGACGCTGCTGTTCCGAGTCAAAAACCCTGACAACACTGGCGCATTTCACTTGTAGCTTTTGTGCTAGAGACAtgccatttttaattatttttttttgtacgcgAAAACTGTCGCACCAAATGTTGAACGAGTTCACCCAAAGTTTGGTGCCTATTGTCTGTCACCACCTCCGCCACCATTATCGCTTAATAAGTCTCGACACCGTGATGACCGCACTGAATGCGAAGTCATTCATTCACAGTTGATATggattttaatgtaattattgtGGATAGACTTCTTGTACATTTCTACTTTTGATACCTGTTCACGCACTCTTGTCCACAGAGCTAGAAGAAAGGAGTGTGAGTGTGGCATACTCAGagtatgtacatactgtagcacAGTGCTGGACCTGGTCTCAACATCTGTTTCTGCTCAAGTCAAACCTGGTGTTTGTTCTTGCTGTTGCCTTTttacttgtgaacaactgagaaCTCTCAGATGTTTATTCTCTAATTCATATGAATCCCAGAACGTTGGCGAGTGAGGGGAAGGGAAGTGAATGTAGACGTTTTACCAGAGAACTAGTTTTCTAATAGAGAGAGGTACTTGAGATTTTATATTTTGGGACCTACGTGAAAGATGATTGCTGTTTGTACATATTTTGTCTATAAATGTTGATATACATTATATAAGTGTattaataaagtatttttttttcctgtggaaaaTGTCTTTGACTCAACGTTGTAAGAGCGGCATAGGGATGCAATTCTGGTGTGGCTGGTGCAGCAGGTCCAGCACGTTCATGTTACAGAGGGACGCTTATGTAACCGTGCATTCACAGGCCGGATCTCCTCCTCATAAACCATCTGCGGCCGCAAATAGACGTGCGCTCGTAAATTGCAGCAAAGGCCTCGTGTCTTCTTGTGACTGAAGCGCCCTGTAATGGCTAACACTATTGGCAATAGGCACAAGAACAAGAAggattgaaacaaaacaaatcaaacccGTTGTTTTGAGACCATCACATCTTCAGCTCTTGCCCATGTGCATTCCTCCCCCCACTCTTCAACACTCTGGAAATGGAAACGACCACATAGGCTATTCAATCAAATGTTTGGAGCTGTGATGTCAATGACCTGCGGTATGCAAAGCAGCAGGAGCATTTATTCAAGATCCTATTAGTGCACTGTattgtccatgtactagtaaaCTCTTTGTGCACAGTAGGTAGACAAATCAGTGTATTTGTAAAATGATTCAACTATAGTACATGAGATGCATTTACAATGTCACTAGTAGTAACACAGTTCACAAttagtgcagttttgcctcactagtaacagtcattctactagtgcgtaGAAATGTCATACAAGTAGTGGAAAAACATGACTTGTAagagttgttctactagtgcaccctagtctttgtactagtatgctcttttcCTCACTTGGAAGACAATTCATCACACTAGTAGAACTACTATAATTGCTACCAGTGgggcaaaactgcactagttAGCATATGTGCACTACTAGTACTACAAGTGAAGCACCAGATGTTTCGTACATCACGAGTAAGACAGTCATTTTACTACTGTACTGAAtcatcttactagtgaggacaaagggcGTACTCCATCTCCATCCAtattctgaaccgcttatcctcacttgggtcgagGGGGcgctggaggcggggtataccctgaattggttgccagccattcacaTTGACCTTTTCCACAAATAACTTATTGTCTTATATTAATGTAAAGGATGGAGAAACTAGACTATTGCATTTACTGTTCCACTTCACCATATACAGTAGGAAGCAGTCAGGTGGCTCCAAGTCGCAGCTGAATGAAATAAGtgccatcaaacaaaaatgtccaatcaaacaaaaaaaggtaactTCAAGAAGGCGGGTTTTCTCAAACCAATGGTTGTGTACCTGTAACCCAATGATCAATCTCAGAACCATTATCTTATATCAATAGCTGGGCATCTTTTACCCAACAGATGCCTTAATATTCTGTCCTAATTTTTATCCAATGTTGGTTGAAATTGACCAAACCGACTATGCTGAACCAAGAGTTGAGTTACAGGTTTGACCCAGCATTTTTTTCGTGTGTAGTGAGGACAAAGTATATCGTAcaatggggtaaaaaaaaaaactatttagtcagccagcaattgtgcaagttctcccacttaaaaggATGAGAGGCTTGCAAGTTTCATCATAgttatacctcacctatgagacaaaattaggaaaaaaatacagaaaatcagtctgatttttaaagaatttattagcaaattatggtggaaaataagtatttagtcacctacaaacaagcaagatttctggctctcacagacatgcaacttcttctttaagaggctcctctgtcctccactcgttacctgtattaatggcacctgtttgaactcgttatcagtataaaagtcccactccaaactccactatagCCAAGACAAAAGAggtgtcaaaggacaccagaaacaaaattgtagacctgcaccaggctgggaagactgaatgtgcaataggtaagcagcttggtgtgaagaaatcaacggTGGGGGCAatcattagaaaatggaagacatacaagaccactgataa from Phycodurus eques isolate BA_2022a chromosome 10, UOR_Pequ_1.1, whole genome shotgun sequence includes:
- the LOC133409135 gene encoding class E basic helix-loop-helix protein 40-like, which encodes MERIPSAQRPPLSKTDLADMHGMDFPMYAYKPRRGMKRGEESKETYKLPHRLIEKKRRDRINECIAQLKDLLPEHLKLTTLGHLEKAVVLELTLKHVKTLSTLMEQQQQKILALQSGMHIEQPIVNQEKSEEMFRSGFHMCAKEILQYLASRESDGDFAPSHVINHLHKLAADVLQSPKRPLSPISPPPEEIPAYSQHQTHKETTTSLPPKPSEGYGRVPVIQRAHASPSGEQSGSDTDTDSGYGGELEKIECGGPQTHPDYYSQEGKLMKRSTAERQSSHIKQEDDEPRHKRARAESSEDEMLSGGESSASSSSSGYGSYMSVSPNHPPPPPHPLCMPFYLIPPSAATYLPMLEKCWYPGAIPMLYPGMGGSATAMPSERPPQMVMSPRGGSPAPAISQTPMDSPALLQALKQVPPLNLETKD